The following coding sequences are from one Geothrix sp. window:
- a CDS encoding MFS transporter, giving the protein MALATEQVAAKTPLTKEERMVIVASSVGTVFEWYDFYLYATLAPFFATLFFPKGNDTAALLSAFAAYAAGFLVRPFGALVFGRIGDLIGRKYTFLVTIVVMGLSTFGVGLLPTFASIGWWAPIIMVTLRLLQGLALGGEYGGAATYVAEHSAPNRRGYNTSWIQTTATVGFFLCLGIILGCRTAMTKEAFATWGWRIPFWMSIFLLAVSVWIRLKLHESPVFTKMKAEGKGSKAPLTDSFLKYPNNKYALLALLGATAGQGVVWYTGQFYALFFLQITLKLDFKTTYMLIGASLLLGTPFFIFFGWLSDKIGRLKIILAGCLIAALTFFPMFKALTHYVNPALETFQYSTQITVAGDPKNETFNLFVGPWSKFSELDRVNDFFGKQGLNFTKVAPEAGKMVVATLTGKNPTTGQIVTTRVEGWSATSEATLKKTLTELGYPKEADPTRVNYPMTLLILFVFLIYVTMVYGPIAAFLVELFPTNIRYTSMSLPYHIGNGWFGGMLPLIATAIVALKGNIYYGLWYPVIVALMTVVIGFLFLKETKDRDISTYQH; this is encoded by the coding sequence ATGGCTCTTGCAACCGAGCAAGTCGCAGCAAAGACCCCGCTCACCAAGGAAGAACGGATGGTGATCGTTGCGTCGTCGGTCGGCACCGTTTTCGAATGGTACGACTTCTACCTGTACGCGACGCTGGCGCCCTTCTTTGCGACCCTGTTCTTCCCCAAGGGGAATGACACGGCCGCCCTGCTGTCGGCCTTCGCAGCCTACGCGGCCGGCTTCCTGGTCCGACCTTTCGGTGCCCTGGTGTTCGGTCGCATCGGCGACCTGATCGGCCGCAAGTACACCTTCCTGGTGACCATCGTGGTCATGGGCCTCTCGACCTTCGGCGTCGGCCTCCTGCCGACCTTTGCGAGCATCGGCTGGTGGGCGCCCATCATCATGGTGACCCTGCGCCTCCTCCAGGGCCTGGCCCTTGGTGGTGAATACGGCGGTGCCGCCACCTACGTCGCCGAGCACTCCGCGCCCAATCGCCGGGGCTACAACACCAGCTGGATCCAGACCACGGCCACCGTAGGCTTCTTCCTCTGCCTGGGGATCATCCTGGGCTGCCGCACGGCCATGACCAAGGAGGCCTTCGCCACCTGGGGCTGGCGCATCCCCTTCTGGATGTCCATCTTCCTCCTCGCCGTGTCCGTATGGATCCGCCTGAAGCTGCACGAGTCCCCCGTCTTCACCAAGATGAAGGCCGAGGGCAAGGGCTCCAAGGCCCCGCTCACCGACAGCTTCCTCAAGTACCCCAACAACAAGTACGCGCTGCTCGCCCTCCTCGGTGCCACGGCCGGCCAGGGTGTGGTGTGGTACACCGGCCAGTTCTACGCGCTGTTCTTCCTCCAGATCACCTTGAAGCTGGACTTCAAGACCACCTACATGCTGATTGGCGCGTCGCTCCTGCTGGGCACGCCCTTCTTCATCTTCTTCGGCTGGCTGTCGGACAAGATCGGCCGCCTCAAGATCATCCTGGCGGGCTGCCTCATCGCCGCCCTCACCTTCTTCCCCATGTTCAAGGCGCTTACCCACTACGTGAACCCCGCCCTGGAGACATTCCAGTACAGCACCCAGATCACCGTTGCCGGAGACCCCAAGAACGAGACCTTCAACCTTTTCGTCGGCCCCTGGAGCAAGTTCTCAGAGCTGGACCGGGTGAATGACTTCTTCGGCAAGCAGGGCCTCAATTTCACCAAGGTCGCGCCGGAGGCCGGCAAAATGGTGGTCGCCACCCTCACGGGCAAGAACCCCACCACCGGCCAGATCGTCACGACCCGCGTCGAGGGGTGGAGTGCGACTTCGGAAGCGACCCTCAAGAAGACCCTGACGGAGCTCGGGTACCCCAAGGAAGCCGACCCGACTCGGGTCAACTACCCCATGACGCTGCTGATCCTCTTCGTGTTCCTCATCTACGTGACCATGGTGTACGGACCGATCGCGGCCTTCCTGGTGGAGCTCTTCCCCACCAACATCCGCTACACCTCGATGTCCCTCCCGTACCACATCGGCAACGGGTGGTTCGGAGGCATGCTGCCCCTCATCGCGACGGCCATCGTGGCCCTCAAGGGCAACATCTACTACGGGCTCTGGTATCCCGTCATCGTGGCCCTCATGACGGTGGTGATCGGCTTCCTCTTCCTGAAGGAAACCAAGGATCGGGACATCAGTACCTACCAGCACTGA
- a CDS encoding metallophosphoesterase family protein, with protein sequence MRISLMADIHANRRALDACLAHAHAQGANRFVFLGDYVGYGPEPQDVLERIMEVTARGAIAVAGNHDQAVAETRESMTSDAEIAMAWTRGQLGPAEREFLASLPMRFEDDTRLYVHASPQTYPEWIYVNDGPAAKRALEASRAQIVFCGHTHLPALHGITATGQLVSFQPVPSVPVPLPRHRRWLTVVGAVGQSRDGDPSAAYAILDTDRSEITHFRVPYDVEATALAILRAGLPPSLASRLQKGR encoded by the coding sequence ATGCGCATCTCACTCATGGCTGACATCCACGCCAACCGGCGTGCGCTGGACGCCTGCCTGGCCCATGCACACGCGCAGGGCGCGAACCGCTTCGTGTTCCTGGGAGACTATGTCGGCTACGGCCCGGAACCCCAGGACGTGCTGGAGCGAATCATGGAGGTGACGGCCCGCGGTGCCATCGCGGTGGCGGGCAACCACGATCAGGCCGTCGCGGAGACCCGCGAGTCCATGACCTCTGATGCAGAGATCGCCATGGCCTGGACGCGGGGGCAACTGGGCCCCGCGGAGCGCGAGTTCCTGGCCAGCCTCCCCATGCGCTTCGAGGACGACACTCGGCTCTACGTCCACGCAAGCCCCCAGACCTACCCGGAATGGATCTACGTGAACGACGGCCCTGCGGCCAAACGCGCGCTGGAGGCCAGCCGCGCCCAGATCGTGTTCTGCGGACATACGCACCTTCCGGCCCTCCATGGCATCACGGCCACTGGGCAGCTGGTGTCCTTCCAGCCCGTGCCGTCGGTGCCGGTGCCGCTCCCCCGCCACCGGCGATGGCTCACTGTGGTGGGAGCCGTGGGCCAGTCGCGGGACGGAGATCCCAGCGCCGCCTATGCCATCCTGGACACGGACCGCTCCGAGATCACCCACTTCCGCGTGCCTTACGATGTGGAGGCGACGGCACTCGCCATCCTCCGCGCAGGTCTTCCCCCCTCGCTGGCGAGCCGACTGCAGAAAGGGCGCTGA
- a CDS encoding serine/threonine protein kinase, giving the protein MNRPGIETGATLDGYLIGERLHRGVMASIWSVSHPDHTGPLVMKVPLMSEGIDPAAIVGFEMEEMILPRLSGPHVPRHIAQGDFGIQPYLVMERIPGPSLLPMLLQLPLPWATVASLGRSIATALDDIHRQHVVHLDVKPSNLLTRPTGELVLVDFGLSHHDELPDLMGEEFRLPYGTAPYMAPEQVLGHRKDPRSDQFALGVLMYFFLTGVRPFGDPQRLSGLKRRLWRDPVPPRRLRPDCPPWLQEVILRCLEVHPAWRFPTAGHLSVALQHPDQVKLTTRSEKLKQDPFLTVVRRRFADHQLAIPKAKAPARHDGDAPILAVAIDLSAEAAPIAETLRTMVARMLTTLPGARVACINVLKQGRITLDQTLDAQGRNIHHQRLVELRSWAIPLDLEEGRITYHVLESPDPASAILQYANANHVDHLVIGARASSLRRSLLGSVSSQVAAQAPCTVTVVRSRRLRKAGFIDDASEESSGSWTVG; this is encoded by the coding sequence ATGAACCGGCCGGGCATCGAAACCGGGGCCACGCTCGATGGGTACCTCATCGGCGAGCGACTCCATCGTGGCGTCATGGCCTCGATCTGGAGCGTGAGCCACCCCGACCACACCGGTCCCCTGGTCATGAAGGTGCCCTTGATGTCGGAGGGCATCGATCCCGCGGCCATCGTCGGCTTCGAAATGGAGGAGATGATTCTGCCGCGGCTGTCGGGCCCCCACGTCCCCCGCCACATCGCGCAGGGCGACTTCGGCATCCAGCCCTACCTCGTCATGGAGCGGATTCCCGGTCCCTCCCTCCTGCCCATGCTGCTCCAGCTGCCCCTGCCCTGGGCCACCGTCGCCTCGCTGGGGAGGAGCATCGCCACGGCCCTGGACGACATCCACCGGCAGCACGTGGTGCACCTCGACGTGAAGCCTTCCAACCTGCTGACCCGACCCACGGGCGAACTGGTGCTCGTCGATTTCGGCCTCTCCCACCACGACGAACTCCCGGACCTGATGGGCGAGGAATTCCGCCTGCCCTACGGCACCGCCCCCTACATGGCGCCGGAGCAGGTCCTGGGCCACCGGAAGGACCCCCGCAGCGACCAGTTCGCCCTGGGCGTCCTCATGTATTTCTTCCTCACGGGCGTCCGCCCCTTCGGCGATCCCCAGCGCCTCTCGGGCCTCAAGCGGCGGCTCTGGCGGGATCCTGTGCCGCCCCGCCGGCTCCGCCCGGACTGCCCGCCCTGGTTGCAGGAGGTCATCCTCCGCTGCCTAGAGGTCCATCCTGCCTGGCGGTTCCCCACCGCCGGACACCTGAGCGTGGCCCTGCAGCACCCGGACCAGGTCAAGCTCACCACCCGCTCCGAGAAGCTGAAGCAGGATCCCTTCCTGACAGTCGTCCGGCGTCGCTTCGCCGATCATCAGCTCGCCATCCCCAAAGCCAAAGCCCCGGCCCGCCACGATGGGGATGCCCCGATCCTGGCCGTGGCCATCGATCTGTCGGCGGAGGCGGCCCCCATCGCCGAGACCCTCCGAACCATGGTCGCCCGCATGCTCACCACCCTGCCGGGGGCCCGGGTTGCCTGCATCAACGTGCTCAAGCAGGGACGCATCACCCTGGACCAGACCCTGGACGCCCAGGGACGCAACATCCACCACCAGCGACTGGTGGAACTGCGCAGCTGGGCCATCCCCCTGGACCTGGAGGAGGGCCGCATCACCTATCACGTCCTGGAATCACCGGACCCTGCCTCGGCCATCCTGCAGTACGCGAACGCGAACCACGTGGATCACCTCGTCATCGGCGCCAGGGCCAGCTCCCTGCGCCGGTCCCTCCTGGGCAGCGTCTCCAGCCAGGTGGCCGCCCAGGCGCCCTGTACCGTCACCGTGGTCCGGTCCCGCCGGTTGCGGAAGGCAGGGTTCATCGATGACGCGAGCGAGGAGTCGAGCGGTTCCTGGACCGTGGGGTGA